TATTCCAGCCACATGTGCGGAGGCTGCATTTCCAGTTGCTGCACATTGCCGGTAGAAACCAAGATCAAGGATCTGATCCGGATTGGCATCGTTGATGAGTTCGAAATGGGCGAAAACCCTAAGAACATCGCCAAGCGTTTGCAGAAGGAAGGGATCGTCGAGCGCTTCAATCAGAAGACCGGGATTTTTACTTTGCAGCGCATGAGCAACAACGACTGCCTGTACCTGGACCGCAAAAGCCGCTTGTGCACGATTTACGAAAAACGCCCCGACACCTGCCGCAATCACCCGAAAATCGGGCCGCGCCCAGGCTACTGCGCGTACATACCCAAAGCCGTTGTGCGTGAAGATCGCGGAACGCTGGGCTCAAACACAGGGCGTGCGCCGCTGAAGTTTTGATGGGGCTTGCTGTAGGAGCGCGCTTGCCCGCGATTGCGTCGTGTCAGCCGATATTACTGGCGCGACGAATTACGTTATCGCGGGCAGGCGCGTTCCTACACCGACATCGCGCAGCATCAACCCGCTCAGCGCAAACAAAAACGCCCCCGACCTTGCGGTCGGGGGCGTTTTTTTACGGCTGATTAAAAACTAATCAGTTGCCGCTTTTCTTGGCAGCGCGGGTACGCTCGCTTTCGCCAAGGATTTTCTTACGCAGGCGAATCGACTTTGGAGTCACTTCGCACAATTCGTCTTCTTGAACGAATTCCAGCGCTTGTTCCAGCGTGAAGCGGATAGGCGGAACCAGAGCGATGGTTTCGTCTTTACCGGAAGCACGCATGTTATCGAGCTTCTTGCCTTTGGTTGGGTTAACGCCCAGATCGTTGTCGCGGCTGTTGATGCCGACGATTTGACCTTCGTACACGTCTTCACCGTGACCCAGGAACAGTTTGCCACGAGCTTGAAGGGTTTCCAGCGAGTAAGTCAGAGCCTTACCGGTAGCTACCGAAACCAGCACGCCGTTCTGACGGCCGGACATGTCGCCGGACTTCATCACGTCGTAACGGTCGAAGATCGAGGTCAGGATGCCTGCACCGGAGGTCAGGGTCAGGAACTCGTTACGGAAGCCGATCAAGCCACGTGCCGGGATGTTGTACTCAAGGCGAACACGGCCTTTGCCATCCGGAACCATGTTGGTCAGATCGCCCTTACGGATACCGATCTGTTCCATGATCGAGCCCTGGGATTCTTCCGGCAGGTCGATGGTGACGTTTTCGTACGGTTCGTGCTTGACGCCATCAACCATGCGGATGATAACTTCAGGACGACCAACGCCCATTTCGAAGCCTTCGCGACGCATGGTTTCGATCAGTACCGAGAGGTGCAGCTCACCACGGCCGGAAACTTTGAACTTGTCGGCGGTGTCGCCTTCTTCAACGCGCAGAGCAACGTTGTACAGCAGCTCTTTGTCCAGACGTTCCTTGATGTTACGGCTGGTGACGAACTTGCCTTCGCGACCGCAGAAAGGCGAATCGTTCACCTGGAAGGTCATGGAAACGGTTGGTTCGTCAACGGTCAGCGGCTTCATCGCTTCAACGGTCTGCGGATCGCACAGGGTGTCGGAGATGAACAGCTCGTCGAAGCCGCTGATGCAGACGATGTCGCCGGCAGCTGCTTCTTCAACGTCTACACGGTGCAGACCGTGGTGACCCATCAGCTTCAGGATCCGACCGTTACGGCGCTTGCCGTCAGCATCGATAGCAACGACCTGAGTGTTCGGCTTGACCTTGCCGCGAGCAATACGGCCAACGCCGATGATGCCCAGGAAGCTATTGTAGTCCAGTGCCGAGATTTGCATCTGGAACGGACCATCACGGTCAACCTTTGGAGCCGGTACGTTGTCGACGATGGACTGGTACAGCGGGGTCATGTCTTCAGCCATGTCCGTGTGTTCCAGACCGGCAATACCGTTCAGCGCAGAGGCGTAAACGACTTTGAAGTCCAGCTGTTCTTCGGTAGCACCCAGGTTGTCGAACAGGTCGAAGATCTGGTCCAGAACCCAGTCCGGACGCGCGCCTGGACGGTCAACCTTGTTGATAACCACAATTGGACGCAGGCCGGCTTCGAAAGCCTTCTTGGTCACGAAGCGGGTTTGCGGCATAGGGCCGTCTTGAGCATCGACCAGCAGCAGAACGGAGTCGACCATCGACATCACACGCTCTACTTCACCACCGAAGTCGGCGTGGCCCGGGGTGTCAACGATGTTGATGTGGTAGCCATTCCAGTTGATCGCGGTATTCTTCGCGAGAATGGTGATACCACGCTCTTTTTCCTGGTCGTTGGAGTCCATCACGCGCTCATCGTTGAGCTCGCCGCGTTCCAGAGTGCCGGATTGACGCAAGAGCTTGTCAACGAGGGTAGTTTTACCGTGGTCAACGTGAGCAATGATGGCGATGTTGCGTAGATTTTCGATCACTTGTGTATCTCGATCAGAGGATTCGGTCAGCTGACTGGTTACAGGCAGCTATGAACAGTAGAGTCGGCAAAAGCCGTTACGGCTTGACGACTGGTGTCGGGGGGCCGGTGACGCAAGCCACAGGCAAACAGCCCCGGGCACTTAGCTCGGTCGATAAACGCGCACATTGGCATGCCCCTCACTGAGCAAATGGTGAGCATGCAGGCGACTCATGACGCCTTTGTCGCAATACAGCAGGTACTGGCGCGTGTAATCCAGTTCCTTGAAACGGCCGTTCAATGCATAGAACGGCAGCGTTTGTACTTCAATGCCAGGCAATGCCAGCGGCTGATCGTCCTGTGCATCCGGATGACGGATGTCGATGACGACCTGCCCGGCCAGCGCCAGACTGACTTCTTCTATGTCGACGCCCTGGCCCAATTCTTCGATCACACGATCAACGGGGACCATCTTCGCGTTCTCGAGCGCACGCTCCAGAATCGCCATATCAAACTGTTGTTCTTCGTACTCGATGCGATTGCGCTTTGCAGCGGTCTTGGGATTGACCGAAATCACCCCGCAGTACTCAGGCATGTGCCGGGCGAAATTTCCGGTACCTATCTGATCTGCCTGATCAATGATGTCCTGCTTATGGGTGGCGATCAGCGGGCGTAACACCAGCTTCTCCGTCACCTGATCGATCACCGACAAATTTGGCAGCGTCTGGCTCGACACCTGGGAGATGGCTTCACCTGTCACCAGTGCGTCGATTTCCAGACGATCAGCGATCGTGGTCGCAGCGCGCAACATCATACGCTTCAATACTACGCCCATATGACTGTTATCGACTTTTCCGAGAATTTCTCCCA
The DNA window shown above is from Pseudomonas sp. BSw22131 and carries:
- a CDS encoding YkgJ family cysteine cluster protein, giving the protein MKPTLIAAAEIDRLDTWAKYSSHMCGGCISSCCTLPVETKIKDLIRIGIVDEFEMGENPKNIAKRLQKEGIVERFNQKTGIFTLQRMSNNDCLYLDRKSRLCTIYEKRPDTCRNHPKIGPRPGYCAYIPKAVVREDRGTLGSNTGRAPLKF
- the typA gene encoding translational GTPase TypA codes for the protein MIENLRNIAIIAHVDHGKTTLVDKLLRQSGTLERGELNDERVMDSNDQEKERGITILAKNTAINWNGYHINIVDTPGHADFGGEVERVMSMVDSVLLLVDAQDGPMPQTRFVTKKAFEAGLRPIVVINKVDRPGARPDWVLDQIFDLFDNLGATEEQLDFKVVYASALNGIAGLEHTDMAEDMTPLYQSIVDNVPAPKVDRDGPFQMQISALDYNSFLGIIGVGRIARGKVKPNTQVVAIDADGKRRNGRILKLMGHHGLHRVDVEEAAAGDIVCISGFDELFISDTLCDPQTVEAMKPLTVDEPTVSMTFQVNDSPFCGREGKFVTSRNIKERLDKELLYNVALRVEEGDTADKFKVSGRGELHLSVLIETMRREGFEMGVGRPEVIIRMVDGVKHEPYENVTIDLPEESQGSIMEQIGIRKGDLTNMVPDGKGRVRLEYNIPARGLIGFRNEFLTLTSGAGILTSIFDRYDVMKSGDMSGRQNGVLVSVATGKALTYSLETLQARGKLFLGHGEDVYEGQIVGINSRDNDLGVNPTKGKKLDNMRASGKDETIALVPPIRFTLEQALEFVQEDELCEVTPKSIRLRKKILGESERTRAAKKSGN